The Streptomyces sp. NBC_00306 sequence CCCCTTCGAGGTCGACGTGGTCGACGTCTTCGTCAACTCGGACCTGGCGGGCGCGGTGGCGGACGAGGCCGTCGCGGCCGGCGCGAAGGCGGTCTGGTTCCAGCTGGGCGTGATCGACCCCGAGGCGAACGAGCGCACGCGCGCGGCGGGCCTGGACATGGTGATGGACCGCTGCCCGGCGATCGAGATCCCGCGGCTGGGGTGAGCGGGGCGGGCCGGGGCGTTGCCGATACCGGGTTGCGGGAGCCGGAAGCTCAGGTCCCCAACCCGGCAAGAACAACCGCCCCCGCCAACCCCGCGAACGCCTTCCCCGGCACGATCAGCTTCCCGCGCCTGCGCCCGCTGCCGATCAGCACCCACGGGATGTCGACGACCGCCGCGTCCACCAGCAGGGGCCAGCTCGCCGGGAGTCCGATCGGGGTGATGCCGCCGTACTCCATGCCCGTCTCACCCGTCGCGGTGTCCATCGACGCGAACGACGCCTTGCGCGCGCCCAGTTGCTTGCGGACGACCCCGTTCACATCGACCCTCGTGCTCGACAGCACGACGCACGCCGCCAGTGTCGACTCGCCGCCCCGTTTGCCCGCGACGACCACACAGTTCGCCGACTGTTCCAGCAGCTCGCGTCCGTAGTGCTCCACGAACACCGCCGTGTCCGCGATCTCCGGGTCCGTGTCCACATAGATCAGCTGGTCCGCCGGGACATCGCCCTGCCAGCCGCGTACGGCGTCGGCGACCGGGGCGGTCAGGATGTCGAGGCAGTCGGGTGCGGGGCGGGCGTCGGGGAAGTTTCCGATGGGGGCGCGCATGGGCGGAAAAATAGCAGCGGTCCGTGGCGGGCCGGCCGGGCGTCTCAGCGGACGGGCGGGATGGAGACGGCCATGGTCATCACGACCTTCTCGGCGCCGTCGTTCCGGTACCCGTGGGGGACGTTCGCCTCGAACGTGGCGGAGGAGCCGGCGGGCACCGCGTGCGGGGCGCCGTCGACCAGCAGGGTGAGGTCGCCCGCGGTGACGTGGAGGAGTTCGATCGTCCCGTCCGGGTGCGCGTCGGACTCGCTGCGGTCACCGGGCATCAGCTCCCAGGCCCACAGCTCCAGGGGTCCGCGCTTCTCGGTACCGACCAGCAGGGTGGTGAAGCTTCCGGTGGAGGTCGACCACATCCGTACGGCCTGGTCCGGCGGGACGACGCGGACCTGCGGCCCCTGCTCGTAGTCGAGGAGCGTGGTGATGCTGACGCCGAGCGCGTCGGCGAGCTTCACCGTGGTCCCGACGCTCGGGTTGGTGCGTGCCTGCTCGATCTGGATGATCATGCCGCGGCTGACTCCCGCGCGGGCGGCGAGAGCGTCGAGCGTGAGGCCCCGCTCGCCGCGCCAGCGTTTGAGGTTGCGGGCGAGCGACTGCGTGAGCTGGTCGAGATCCGACACGTTCCGTCCATTATTCTGGATGACATAGTTCAATATCTTGCACTACCGTGTGGTGCACCCAAACGTTCACTGCACTGTACTGCGAGGCCCCCCATGACCGCACTGTTCGCCCTGGCCACCAGCGTGCTGTGGGGTCTCGCGGACTTCGGCGGCGGACTGCTGACCCGGCGGACTCCCGCCCTCACCGTCGTGGTGGTCTCCCAGGCGATCGCGGTCGTGGTCCTCGGCGTGATCGTCGTCGCCACGGGCGCGTGGCACGAGGCGGGTCACCAGCTCTGGTACGCGGTGGGCGCCGGCGTCGTCGGGCCGGTCGCGATGCTCTCCTTCTACAAGGCGCTCGCCCTCGGCCCCATGGGTGTGGTCTCGCCTCTGGGCTCGCTGGGTGTGGCCGTGCCGGTGGGCGTCGGCCTCGTGCTGGGCGAGCGGCCCGGGCTGCTCCAGTTCGCCGGTATCGGCGTGGCGGTGGTCGGCATCGTGCTGGCCGGCGGTCCTGAGTTGAGGGGCGCGGCCGTGCAGCGGCAGGCGATCCTGCTGACCCTGACGGCGGCCTTCGGGTTCGGTGCGGTCATGGCCCTCATCGCCGAGGCGTCGACCACCCTCACGGGCCTGTTCCTGGCCCTGTTCGTGCAGCGCGTCACCAATGTGACCGTGGGCGGCGCGGCGCTGTACGTGTCGGTCAAGCGCGGCGGACGGGCCCTTCCGGAGGACGGCGGGATGAAGGTCGTCCTGTCCTCGCTGCCCGCCCTCGCCTTCGTCGGTCTCGCCGACGTCGCGGCCAACGGCACGTACTCCATCGCCGCACAGACGGGACCGGTGACCGTGGCGGCCGTGCTCGCGAACCTCTATCCGGTGGTCACGGTGCTGGCCGCGCTCCTCCTGCTCAGGGAACGGCTGCGGATGATCCAGGCGGCGGGGGCCGGGCTCGCGCTGGTCGGCACGGTCCTGCTGGCCTCCGGCTGAACCCGGCTCGCATCCGGCCTGCCGGACGCCCGCTGCGCTCGCCCCTCGCACCGCTTCGGCCTCGCCGGGCTCAGCTCTCCTCCAGCTCCGCCAGCGCCAGCAGCTGCTCGGGCGTGACCCCGTCCGGGATCGGCACGGGTGCGGGTGTCCGCAGGGGCGGCTGCCAGCCGAGGACCGGGTCCCAGCTTCTGACCACGCGGGCCGGCGCCCCGGCGACCACGGAGTGGTCGGGGACCTCTCCGCGGACGACGGCCCCGGCGGCGACCACGACATTGCGGCCGAGGCGTGCGCCGGGAAGCACCACCGCGCCGGTACCCAGCCAGCAACCGGGTCCGATCGTCACCGGCTCGGTACGGGGCCACTGTTTCCCGACCGGCTCGTGCGGGTCGTCGTAACTGTGGTTGGTCGAGGTGATGTAGACGTACGGACCGCAGTAGGTGTCGGAGCCGATGGACACCCTCGTGTCGGCGATGACATGGCTGCCGCGGCCGAGCACCACACCGTCGCCCAGGGTCAGGATCGGCTCCGTGCCGAGATCGAGGTCCGGCATCATCCCCGCGGTCAGGGTGACCTGCTCGCCGATGATGCAGTGGTCCCCGAGTTCGATCCACGCCTCTCCGAACACGGTGCCCTGCGGGAAGGCGAGGCGCGTGCCGTGGCCGATGCTGCGGAAGCGCAGGCGGCCGGGGTGGTCGGCGGTGACGGCACCGGCGTCCTGTGCCCAGCGCCAGCCCCGGTGGAGGGCACGGGCGAGAACGCCACGCCACCAGGCGGCGGGCGATGAGAACGTGTTTCTGTTCTTCGGCACCCGCACACGGTAGTCGGCCCGCTCGCGGCCGATCGGAGCACCGCGCTGTGATGTTCGCCCCACGCCGTCGGGCGGCGGGACGCCCTGGGGGCCGTTCTGCCGGTACACCCCGCGCCGGGTTGGCCGGAAAGCGCCGCTCGGACGGGCGGTGTCGTGGTCCCGGGCACCTCATTCGGCACACAGGCAACAGCGGCCACGAGGTCCATCGGCACCGATTCCGGCGGCACACGGGCTGCCGGGAGGAAAACGCTGTCTACCACGTCCGCCGGGACCTGACAGTGACTTCGGGACTAAGTCCTCCGTTCCGTGGGCAGTCCGGCTTCTCGGCGCTCCCGGGCATCGGTGCGTGACTAGCATGAGCGCCACATGCTTACGGAAGATCACCGTCAACTTACGGTGCCTGTACGGCATGTGGTCGGCCGATGCGCGCCAGTCGGCCTCGTCTGTTCTTCCCCGGACTCAAGCAGCGAGGGATCGCGGAATGTCAGTGCCAGTCGCTCGGAAACCGCACAGGATACGAACCCCACGGCCCTTGCCCCTCGTCGTACCGCTGGCCGCCGTGGTGGTGGCCGGCGCGGCCGCCGGCGCGGTGATCGCTGCGGCACCCGAGGCGGCCGGGAACTGGGTCGCGGCCACCGTCGGCGTCGCCTGGGTGTGGGTGGCGGCCACCGTCGTCGTCACCGCACTCAGCTCCCGCCGGCTGCGCGCCACGGCGATGGCCGCCTCAGGTGAACTGCGGGCGATGCAGGCCCAGTCGGCGCAGGCGGCCGCCGAGTCCGCCCATCTGGTGAACGTCACGCTCCCGTCGGTCGTGAAGCGCTTGCGCGACGGGGAGAACTCCGAGGACACCCTCGCCGGCACACCGCCGCCGACAGATCCGCAACTGCGGCGCATGCTCCAGGTGTTCGCCACCGAGCTCGGGGCCGGTGAGCGCCGGGCGGAGACCTCGGCCGCCAACAGTGCCTCGGCGGTGCGCCAGTTGGCCCAGGCGGCGGACGATCTGGACCGGCTGACAGCGGTGACGCTGCCGGCCGCCTTCGAGCATCTGCGCCGGGGCGCCTCGGCCGACACCGTCCTCGGCGAGCTCGAGCAGCCCGCCGACGCTCGGCTGCGGGTGATCCTGGACGCGGTGGTCCGGGAGTTCGCCGTCAGTGAGCGGCGCGCGGCGGCCGCCCAGGGCGCCAGTGCCAAGGCGCTGAGCCGGGTGCAGGCGAAGGCCGTGAGCATGCTCGCCGACCTGCGGGAGATGCAGGATCGTCACGGCGAAGAGGTGTTCGGCGATCTGCTCAAGCTCGACCACAACACCTCGCAGCTCGGTCTGCTGACCGACCGCCTCGCGCTCCTGATGGGCGGCCGGTCGAGTCGTTCGTGGAACAAGCCGATCGGCATGGAGAGCATCCTGCGCGGCGCGGTGGGCCGGATCGCGGCCTATCAGCGGGTGCGGCTGCACTCCTCCAGCACCGCCGCGATCGCCGGCTTCGCCGCCGAGGGCGTCATGCATCTGCTGGCCGAACTGATGGACAACGCGGCGAACTTCTCGCCGCCCATCGACGAGGTCCACGTCTATGTCGAGGAGCGCACCGCCGGCCTGGTCGTCACGATCGAGGACAGCGGGCTGAAGATGGCCGACGCCGCCATGCGCCGGGCCGAGGAGGCCGTGTCCGGCCGGGTCACCGACCTCGCGGCCCTTCAGGGCACCCGCCTCGGGCTCGCGGTGGTGGGCCGGCTGGCCGCCAAGTACCGGATGAGCGTCAATTTCCGGCCCTCCTCCCGTGGCGGCACCGGCGTCGTGGTGCTGTTCCCGCCGCAGCTGCTGGCACAGCAGCGCAGCGCGGCACCGGAGACGACGATCCACCGCGCCACCCCCGACACGGTGGAGCGGACGCCCGACGCACCCACGACCTCCGGATCGGGCGCTGCCGCGCCCGGCACCGTGGCCGCCGCGGGCACTCCCTTCCCGGTCCAGGGCGGACCGCGCGTGGCGACGCCGAACGGCCTGCCCGTACGGCCGCCGGGGCGCACCATGGCCGCCGCCGACCGTGGCCGCGATCCGGCCGGACCGGGCAAGGAGCACACGCCGCCCGGCCGTGAGGCCGGTCGCGACCCCGGCCGTGACGCCGGTGCGCAGTTCGGCGCCTTCCACCGGGCCCGCAAGGCACAGGAGAACCGGCCCGCAGGGCCCACCGAGGAGTGATGCGATCCGCCCCGCGGGCGCCCGGGTCATGGCGCCACCCCCGTTACACGACGTGAGAGAAGGAGGCACGGGCGGATGACCGGATCACCGGGACCCATCCGCCCCACGCAGACGATGCAGACCACTGACAACAGCCTGACCTGGCTACTGGAAAGCCTTCTCGAACGCACCCCGGGCACCCGGCACGCCCTGGTGCTCTCCCGCGACGGGCTCAAGCTGTGCTGGACCCGGCATCTGACGCTCGACCAGGCCGATCAGCTGGCCGCGATCTGCTCGGGCATCCAGGCGCTGGCCCAGGGGGCGTCGGTCGAGTTCGGCAACGGCAGCGGCGGCGTACGGCATTCCATGACCGAGTTCCACGGCGGACTGCTGTTCATCGTCGAGGCCGGTGACGGTGCCCATCTGGCGGTCGTCGCGGAGGACGGCGCCGATCCCGGCGTGGTGGGCCACCAGATGACGGATCTCGTGGAGCAGATCGGTGAGCATCTGCGGGCGGAGCCGCGGATGCCGACCCCGGAGAGTCCGCTCTCATGACCCGCAAACCCGTCGACACGGGTGATCCGGACCGGCTCTACACGGTCACGGGGGGCCGCAGCCGTGCCGACGACGACGCGTTCGACCTGGTGACGCTGATCGTCAGCGAGTGCGAGCCGGCCCTCGGGATGCAGTCGGAGCATGTGCGGATCCTCGACCTGTGCCGTCATCCGACCGCGGTCGTCGAGCTGTCCGCGGAGCTGAAGCTGCCGGTGACGGTCGTACGGATCCTGCTGGGCGACCTGCTGGCGACGGGGCGCATCACGGCCCGTCATCCGCGGGCCGCGCGCTCGCTCGTCGATCTGCCCGACTCGGCCCTCTTGAAGGAGGTGCTCCATGGACTCCGCAACCTCTGAACTGCCCGCCCGCACCCCGCTCGTCGACTCGGCCGAGACCGGGTTGAAGATCGTGATCGTGGGTGGTTTCGGGGTCGGCAAGACCACGCTGGTGAAGTCGGTCAGCGAGATCCGTCCGCTGAACACCGAGGAGGTCATGACGCAGGCCGGTGTCGGCGTCGACGAGACCGCCGGTCTCGCCACCAAGACGACCACCACCGTCGCCTTCGACTTCGGCCGGATCAGCCTCAACGACCGTATGGTGCTGTACTTGTTCGGCGCACCGGGCCAGGAACGTTTCTGGTTCCTGTGGGACCGGCTCTTCACCGGCACCCTCGGTGCCGTGGTGCTGGTCGACACCCGGCGCATGAGCGACTCCTGGTACGCGATCGACCGGCTCGAGCACCACCGGACGCCGTTCGTCGTGGCGGTCAACCGCTTCGACGACGACATGGCCGCGTTCTCGCTGGACGAGATACGCCAGGCGCTGTCGCTCGCCCCGCATGTGCCGCTGATCGACTGCGACGCCCGGGTCCGCTCGTCCGGCAAGCATGTCCTGATCAGCCTTGTCGACCACCTTCATGAACTGGCCATGGCACGGGAGATGACACCATGACCGACCCCGCCGCACCCGAACCCGCGCCGTCCCCGCCCCCGGGCTGCCCCGCACATGCGGGGGCGATCCGCCTCAGCGGCCTGGAGTACCAGCAGAGCCCCTCCGAGCTGTACCGCTCGATGCGCCGCGAGCAGGGCGCGGTGGCGCCGATCCTGCTCGACGGGGACATCCCC is a genomic window containing:
- a CDS encoding roadblock/LC7 domain-containing protein — translated: MTGSPGPIRPTQTMQTTDNSLTWLLESLLERTPGTRHALVLSRDGLKLCWTRHLTLDQADQLAAICSGIQALAQGASVEFGNGSGGVRHSMTEFHGGLLFIVEAGDGAHLAVVAEDGADPGVVGHQMTDLVEQIGEHLRAEPRMPTPESPLS
- a CDS encoding GTP-binding protein, with protein sequence MDSATSELPARTPLVDSAETGLKIVIVGGFGVGKTTLVKSVSEIRPLNTEEVMTQAGVGVDETAGLATKTTTTVAFDFGRISLNDRMVLYLFGAPGQERFWFLWDRLFTGTLGAVVLVDTRRMSDSWYAIDRLEHHRTPFVVAVNRFDDDMAAFSLDEIRQALSLAPHVPLIDCDARVRSSGKHVLISLVDHLHELAMAREMTP
- a CDS encoding DMT family transporter: MTALFALATSVLWGLADFGGGLLTRRTPALTVVVVSQAIAVVVLGVIVVATGAWHEAGHQLWYAVGAGVVGPVAMLSFYKALALGPMGVVSPLGSLGVAVPVGVGLVLGERPGLLQFAGIGVAVVGIVLAGGPELRGAAVQRQAILLTLTAAFGFGAVMALIAEASTTLTGLFLALFVQRVTNVTVGGAALYVSVKRGGRALPEDGGMKVVLSSLPALAFVGLADVAANGTYSIAAQTGPVTVAAVLANLYPVVTVLAALLLLRERLRMIQAAGAGLALVGTVLLASG
- a CDS encoding acyltransferase; the encoded protein is MPKNRNTFSSPAAWWRGVLARALHRGWRWAQDAGAVTADHPGRLRFRSIGHGTRLAFPQGTVFGEAWIELGDHCIIGEQVTLTAGMMPDLDLGTEPILTLGDGVVLGRGSHVIADTRVSIGSDTYCGPYVYITSTNHSYDDPHEPVGKQWPRTEPVTIGPGCWLGTGAVVLPGARLGRNVVVAAGAVVRGEVPDHSVVAGAPARVVRSWDPVLGWQPPLRTPAPVPIPDGVTPEQLLALAELEES
- a CDS encoding helix-turn-helix domain-containing protein — protein: MSDLDQLTQSLARNLKRWRGERGLTLDALAARAGVSRGMIIQIEQARTNPSVGTTVKLADALGVSITTLLDYEQGPQVRVVPPDQAVRMWSTSTGSFTTLLVGTEKRGPLELWAWELMPGDRSESDAHPDGTIELLHVTAGDLTLLVDGAPHAVPAGSSATFEANVPHGYRNDGAEKVVMTMAVSIPPVR
- a CDS encoding DUF742 domain-containing protein — its product is MTRKPVDTGDPDRLYTVTGGRSRADDDAFDLVTLIVSECEPALGMQSEHVRILDLCRHPTAVVELSAELKLPVTVVRILLGDLLATGRITARHPRAARSLVDLPDSALLKEVLHGLRNL
- a CDS encoding sensor histidine kinase; its protein translation is MSVPVARKPHRIRTPRPLPLVVPLAAVVVAGAAAGAVIAAAPEAAGNWVAATVGVAWVWVAATVVVTALSSRRLRATAMAASGELRAMQAQSAQAAAESAHLVNVTLPSVVKRLRDGENSEDTLAGTPPPTDPQLRRMLQVFATELGAGERRAETSAANSASAVRQLAQAADDLDRLTAVTLPAAFEHLRRGASADTVLGELEQPADARLRVILDAVVREFAVSERRAAAAQGASAKALSRVQAKAVSMLADLREMQDRHGEEVFGDLLKLDHNTSQLGLLTDRLALLMGGRSSRSWNKPIGMESILRGAVGRIAAYQRVRLHSSSTAAIAGFAAEGVMHLLAELMDNAANFSPPIDEVHVYVEERTAGLVVTIEDSGLKMADAAMRRAEEAVSGRVTDLAALQGTRLGLAVVGRLAAKYRMSVNFRPSSRGGTGVVVLFPPQLLAQQRSAAPETTIHRATPDTVERTPDAPTTSGSGAAAPGTVAAAGTPFPVQGGPRVATPNGLPVRPPGRTMAAADRGRDPAGPGKEHTPPGREAGRDPGRDAGAQFGAFHRARKAQENRPAGPTEE
- a CDS encoding YbaK/EbsC family protein, with the protein product MRAPIGNFPDARPAPDCLDILTAPVADAVRGWQGDVPADQLIYVDTDPEIADTAVFVEHYGRELLEQSANCVVVAGKRGGESTLAACVVLSSTRVDVNGVVRKQLGARKASFASMDTATGETGMEYGGITPIGLPASWPLLVDAAVVDIPWVLIGSGRRRGKLIVPGKAFAGLAGAVVLAGLGT
- a CDS encoding CoA-binding protein → MDADTETIRRILTSTGDTWAVVGLSNNTSRAAYGVADVLQRFGKRIVPVHPKAETVHGELGYASLADIPFEVDVVDVFVNSDLAGAVADEAVAAGAKAVWFQLGVIDPEANERTRAAGLDMVMDRCPAIEIPRLG